From a single Ascaphus truei isolate aAscTru1 chromosome 2, aAscTru1.hap1, whole genome shotgun sequence genomic region:
- the LOC142487958 gene encoding cyclin-dependent kinase 5 activator 1-like has translation MGTVLSLSPGSRKTSLYDDGSGSLADYNSVSKGSGQKPDKTLKRHSMFIPALTWKRLVASTKKKTSRKGTTNNNYQKDVAHLNHENVKKSLSCANLANYDSQPLAPLSSKQISSIKKVSNAPSGGSPKRVIVQASTSELLKSLGEFLCRRCYRLKHLSPTDPILWLRSVDRSLLLQGWQDQAFVTPANVVFVYLLCRDVIDGDSVATEHDLQATLLTCLYLSYSYMGNEISYPLKPFLVEAGKDAFWDRCLCIIDAMSAKMLRINADPHYFTQVFADLKNEGNRDEFSRVLDR, from the coding sequence ATGGGGACTGTGCTctcactgtctccaggctctAGGAAAACCAGCCTGTATGATGATGGCTCTGGCTCCCTGGCAGATTATAACAGTGTTAGTAAGGGCAGCGGGCAAAAGCCTGATAAGACCCTGAAGAGACACTCTATGTTCATTCCTGCCCTCACCTGGAAGAGGCTGGTGGCCTCCACCAAAAAGAAGACCTCCAGGAAGGGCACCACCAACAACAACTATCAGAAGGATGTTGCACACTTGAACCATGAGAATGTGAAGAAGTCCTTGTCCTGTGCCAACCTCGCCAACTATGATAGCCAACCTTTGGCACCTCTCAGCTCCAAGCAGATATCCTCCATCAAGAAGGTCTCCAACGCCCCCAGCGGAGGCTCCCCAAAAAGGGTCATTGTTCAAGCATCCACCAGCGAGCTGCTAAAAAGCTTGGGGGAGTTCCTTTGCAGGAGGTGCTACCGGCTGAAGCATTTGTCCCCAACAGACCCCATCCTCTGGCTGCGTAGTGTCGACCGTTCTTTGCTCCTCCAGGGGTGGCAAGACCAGGCCTTCGTCACCCCAGCCAACGTGGTCTTCGTCTACCTGCTGTGCAGGGATGTCATTGATGGGGACTCTGTGGCCACTGAGCATGACTTGCAAGCCACTCTCCTGACTTGCCTTTACCTGTCCTACTCTTACATGGGCAACGAGATCTCCTACCCTCTTAAGCCCTTCCTGGTGGAAGCAGGCAAGGATGCCTTTTGGGACCGTTGTCTTTGCATCATTGATGCCATGAGTGCCAAGATGCTCAGAATCAACGCTGACCCACACTACTTCACCCAAGTCTTCGCTGACCTAAAAAACGAGGGCAACCGAGATGAGTTCTCCAGGGTCCTGGACCGGTGA